Proteins encoded by one window of Archaeoglobus veneficus SNP6:
- a CDS encoding AzlD domain-containing protein codes for MFWCGRLRVLLIVGMTAVTYIPRLLPMLASGRFESLNFLKYLPVAIFTNGWSFSRKTSIIFIFNY; via the coding sequence ATGTTTTGGTGTGGAAGGCTACGAGTTCTCCTGATAGTTGGGATGACTGCTGTAACATATATCCCGAGATTGCTACCCATGCTCGCCTCTGGACGTTTTGAATCTCTCAACTTCCTGAAATACTTGCCGGTGGCGATATTTACAAATGGATGGTCGTTTTCTAGAAAAACATCTATTATTTTTATTTTTAATTATTAA
- a CDS encoding amidohydrolase family protein — protein sequence MYDLCISNGLCFINNEFIEANIGIEGNRIAYVGKEDVKGEFEIDAGGKLVMPGLFNAHTHLAMTLLRGYVEDMPLMDWLSRVWQVEAKLSEEDVYWGSMLGILEMIKSGTTAFADMYFHMDEVAKAVGETGIRAVLSYGMIESGDDEKGEKELKIGTEFVKDWDGAFNGRIKAIFGPHAPYTCSPEFLLKVKERAEELDTLIHIHVAETRQEFEDIKKRYGKTPVRLLDDIGFLSKRVIVAHGVWVEDDEISILKERGVSVVHNPASNLKLAAGIARVTDMLNAGVNVCLGTDGAASNNTYNLFEEIKLASLLQKVATGRADALKASDVLTMATRNGYRAYGLNGGKIEEGMLADIIMLDAKRCNYVPSYNPLYSVVYASYGCEVTHVIVDGELILEDGMVLTMDEEKVIDKAEKLKDKFLVA from the coding sequence ATGTATGACCTGTGCATAAGCAACGGCCTCTGTTTTATCAACAACGAGTTCATTGAAGCTAACATTGGTATTGAAGGTAACAGAATAGCTTACGTTGGAAAAGAAGACGTAAAGGGTGAGTTCGAGATCGATGCAGGCGGGAAGCTCGTGATGCCCGGCCTGTTCAACGCCCACACCCACCTCGCGATGACACTCCTGAGGGGGTACGTTGAAGACATGCCCCTCATGGACTGGCTCAGCAGGGTCTGGCAGGTTGAAGCGAAGCTAAGCGAAGAAGATGTTTACTGGGGATCCATGCTCGGAATTCTCGAGATGATAAAGTCCGGAACGACAGCTTTCGCTGACATGTACTTCCACATGGATGAAGTTGCAAAAGCTGTCGGAGAGACGGGAATCAGGGCTGTGCTGAGCTACGGGATGATCGAAAGTGGAGATGATGAGAAAGGAGAAAAAGAGTTGAAAATAGGAACTGAATTTGTAAAAGACTGGGACGGAGCATTTAACGGAAGAATCAAGGCCATCTTCGGCCCCCACGCCCCGTACACGTGCTCGCCGGAGTTTCTGCTGAAGGTGAAGGAGAGGGCTGAGGAACTCGACACGCTCATCCACATACACGTTGCTGAGACGAGGCAGGAGTTTGAGGATATCAAAAAGAGGTACGGAAAAACACCAGTAAGACTGCTCGACGATATTGGCTTCCTATCAAAGAGAGTCATAGTGGCTCACGGGGTGTGGGTTGAAGACGACGAGATATCCATTCTGAAGGAAAGGGGTGTGAGCGTCGTTCACAACCCAGCGAGCAATCTGAAGCTTGCGGCAGGCATTGCGAGGGTTACGGACATGCTGAACGCCGGTGTGAACGTTTGCCTCGGTACAGATGGAGCGGCGAGCAACAACACGTACAACCTCTTCGAGGAGATAAAACTCGCCTCACTGCTTCAAAAAGTCGCAACCGGGAGAGCCGATGCGCTCAAGGCGAGCGATGTTCTAACTATGGCCACGAGGAACGGATACAGAGCCTACGGGCTGAACGGCGGGAAGATAGAGGAAGGGATGCTTGCAGATATCATCATGCTTGACGCAAAGAGGTGCAACTACGTGCCGTCGTACAACCCCCTCTACAGCGTGGTTTACGCGAGCTACGGCTGCGAAGTCACCCACGTAATAGTTGACGGCGAGCTAATACTCGAAGATGGCATGGTTCTCACGATGGACGAAGAGAAGGTAATAGATAAGGCTGAAAAGCTGAAAGATAAGTTTCTGGTAGCATGA
- the pyrB gene encoding aspartate carbamoyltransferase: MTRFRHLISIDDLSKDDILYILDKAEEFEEIARGKTKSRTLEGKLLANLFFEPSTRTRMSFEAAMKRLGGDVINMTAQEASSVAKGETLADTIRVVGKYADAIVLRHPLEGAARFAAEHSEVPVINAGDGAGQHPTQTLLDLYTIRKESSLDELKIALMGDLKYSRTVHSLIKALTLFDAEIYLVSPPSLALPEEFLEGIGGKITTAELDEILEEIDVLYVTRIQKERFPDEEEYRKVAGSYKVDAETLKRAKDSLIVMHPLPRVDEIDVSVDATKHAKYFQQAFYGVPVRMAILSEVML; the protein is encoded by the coding sequence ATGACGAGATTCAGGCATCTCATATCCATAGATGATTTGAGCAAAGACGACATTCTCTACATTCTCGATAAGGCCGAAGAGTTTGAAGAAATTGCCAGAGGTAAAACCAAGAGCAGAACTCTTGAAGGCAAGCTCCTCGCAAATCTGTTCTTCGAACCTTCAACCCGCACGAGGATGAGCTTTGAGGCGGCGATGAAGAGACTCGGGGGAGATGTCATCAACATGACTGCCCAGGAAGCAAGCAGCGTTGCTAAGGGAGAGACACTCGCTGACACAATTCGGGTGGTGGGGAAGTACGCCGACGCTATAGTCCTGCGCCATCCTCTTGAGGGCGCGGCACGATTCGCTGCCGAGCATTCGGAGGTGCCGGTTATAAACGCTGGTGATGGGGCCGGTCAGCACCCGACACAAACACTCCTCGACCTCTATACGATAAGGAAAGAATCGAGCCTCGATGAGCTTAAAATAGCCCTCATGGGCGACTTGAAGTACTCGCGAACCGTGCATTCTCTGATCAAAGCTCTGACATTATTCGACGCTGAGATCTACCTTGTGAGCCCGCCCTCACTTGCCCTTCCCGAGGAATTCCTGGAGGGTATTGGCGGAAAGATCACAACAGCAGAACTTGATGAGATACTTGAAGAGATAGACGTGCTCTATGTAACGAGGATTCAGAAGGAGCGATTCCCCGATGAGGAAGAATACCGGAAGGTTGCGGGCAGTTACAAGGTTGATGCTGAGACGCTGAAGAGGGCGAAGGATAGCCTGATAGTCATGCATCCGCTGCCGAGGGTTGACGAAATCGATGTCTCAGTCGATGCTACAAAGCACGCGAAGTACTTCCAGCAGGCCTTTTACGGTGTGCCTGTGAGAATGGCAATCCTGAGTGAGGTGATGTTATGA